The following nucleotide sequence is from Sphingomonas panacisoli.
CGCGCGACGCTGACGGTCACGCTGGCCGCGATGGTAGCGGCGGTCGAAGGCGATTTGCGGCGGCGTGCGGCGCGGTCGCTGGCGGCGGCGGGCGAAGGGGTGGCGGTGCTCGACCGGCTGACCGGTGCCGGGCTGTTGCGCGATCCCGGCCTGATGCGCGAACTGATCGCGCGGACCCGGCTCGATTTGCTTGCCGATGCGCTGACGACGGCGGCACCTGACGATGCCGGTGCGCCGAGCCTGCTCGCCCGGCTGACCGCGAGCGGCGACGGCCAGGTTGCCAATGCCGCGCTGACGCTGATGGCGACGGAAGGGCGCCGCCGCGGTTTCCTCGACACCGGGCGCCTGAGCCACACCGAACTCCCCGCGGAATTGCACCACCGGCTGGTCTGGTGGGTCGCGGCGGCGATCCTCGAACAGCTTGCCGATGGCGATGCGGGTCGGGTCATGGCCGATGCCGGGCTGCATGCGCTCGGTGGGCATGACGAAAGCGACCGAGCCGAGACGGCGGCGGTGCGTCTTGCGACCACGATCGATCCGCAGCCGGCCGAGTTGCCCGCGCTGCTGACCCACGCGCTCGGCGACCGCAATCTATCGCTGTTCGTGGCGCTGCTGGCCTTTGCCCTCCGCATGGATTTCGCGGTTGCGCGGCAACTCGTCGTCGCGGGTGGCGATCCGCTCTGGCTCGCGTTGCGGGCGATCGATCTCGATCGTGCGACGATCGCGCGGATCGGTCTCGCGCTGAGCAATGACGTCGATGCGTTCGCCGACCAGCTCGACGCGATCGTGGCCGTCAGCCCAGCCGACGCACGCGCGGCCCTGTCGTCGCTCGCGCTGCCGGCCGATCTCCGTGCGGCGATTGCCGCCTTGGCGGCCGCGCGATGAGCGAGGTGGCGGTCCATGGGCTGGTCGATCGCGACGGGCGTCTGATCGAAGCGGGCGGTCCGCTCGACGAACTCAACACGCGTGCCGGGGGCGCGCTCGGTCAGCCGTTCGCGGTGCCGCAAGTCGCGGTGCTGGCGCATCTCGCGCAACGGCTGGGGGTCACCGTGTCGCGCCACGTCCTCGCGGCGGACGGCCCCGACGAAGTCGAATTGTGGGTCCGCGCCGAGCCGCAGGACCAGGGCGTCAAGCTTGCGATCAGCGGCTGGCGGATCAAGGCGCCGTGGACGCCGCCGGTCGACGCGGCGCGGCGCGAGCGCGACCTGTTGCTGCGCGATGCCGATTGGTCGTGGGAGACCGACGCGACGCTCCACCTGACGGCGATCGGTGTCGAGGCGGCGAGCCAGGGGATCGATCCCAATGGCCTGCTCGGCCAGCCGCTCGACGCGCTGATGACGCCGCGGCCCGACGCGCAAGGCACGATGCCGATGTTCGCGGTCCTGCTCGCGCACGGACCGTTCGACGATCAACCCGCGACGATCCGCGCGACCGGCGCTAGCGTCATGCTGTCGGCCAGGCCGCGGCTCGATACGGCGGGCAAGTTCGCCGGCTATGTCGGGGCGGCGCGCGCAGTGACGGCTACGCCGGCGCCGGCCGATTTCGATCCCGAAGCGCTGACCGAGGCGTTCGGTGAGCGCCTGCAACGCGCGCTCCGCCAGCCGCTCGGCCGGATCATCGCCAATGCCGACAGCATCAATGCCCAGACCGACGGGCCGATCCGCCAGGATTATGTCGATTACGCCGCGGATATCGCGAGCGCGGGCCGGCATCTGATGGCGCTGGTCGAGGATCTCGTCGATCTCCAGGCGATCGAGCGGCCCGACTTCATGGCTGCGGCCGAGCCGATCGACCTCGCCGATATCGGCCGCCGCGCCGCAGGCTTGCTGAGCGTCCGCGCGAGCGAGCGCGGCGTGCGCGTCGATCGGCCACAGGACGACGATAGCGCCCCCGCGACCGGCGAATTCAAGCGCGTGCTGCAGATTCTGGTCAATCTGATCGGCAATGCGGTGCGCTATTCGCCCGACGGCGGGATGGTGTGGGTGCGCACGCATCGCGACCGCCACGCCGCGGTGATCATCGTGGCCGACCAGGGCAAGGGCATCGCGGCGGAGGACCAGGAACGCATCTTCGAGAAGTTCGAGCGCGTCGATCCCAGCGAGCCGGGCGGCAGCGGACTGGGTCTGTATATCGCCCGCCGGCTGGCGCGCGCGATGGGCGGCGACCTGACCGTCGATTCGGCACCAGGCGAGGGGGCTCGCTTCATGCTGAGCCTGCCGGCCGCCGCTGCCTGAAAAACGGGCAAAGTTGACACCAAGTTGACACTAGCGACGATGTTTTGAACTGCGCCGCATAACGCCATGCTGCCGACCGGCATTCAGCGGAGGGGCGACGAGCAATCGAGGCGATGCGGGCGGGCATGACGGCAGTCTGTCACGCGAAATCCTACATTGGTAGAGATATTTACCGCCGCCGCGCCCACCAGTTCAGCAGGACGCCTGCGGCCGCGAGCAGAATGCCCCACACCGCCCAAATCCGCTGATCGACCATGAAACTCGACGCCGGCCAATGGATCAGCCCGAGGCCCTGGCCGACCCACAGCGCGCCCATCAGGATCGCCAGGCTGCCCAGGACGCTCAGGAGGAAACGCATCAGCGTTTGTCCAGCGGCACGTAATCGCGCTGGGTCGGGCCGGTGTACAACTGGCGCGGGCGGCCGATCTTCTGCGCAGGATCGCTGATCATCTCGTTCCACTGCGCGACCCAGCCGACCGTGCGCGCGAGCGCGAACAACGCGGTGAACATCGTGGTCGGGAACCCGATCGCCGACAGGATCACGCCCGAATAGAAATCGACGTTCGGGAACAGCTTCTTGTCGATGAAATACGGGTCGTTCAGCGCCATATGCTCGAGCTGCAGCGCGACGTCGAACACCGGATCGTTGACCTTCAGCGCGTCGAACACTTCGCGCACGGTCTGTTGCATCACGGTCGCACGGGGATCGTAATTCTTGTAGACGCGATGGCCGAAGCCCATCAGGCGGAACGGATCGTTCTTGTCCTTGGCGCGGGCGATGAATTCCGGGATGCGATCGGGCGTGCCGATTTCGCGCAGCATGTTGAGCGCGGCTTCGTTCGCGCCGCCATGCGCCGGACCCCACAGACACGCGATACCCGCCGCGATGCACGCGAAAGGGTTGGCGCCCGACGAGCCCGCCAAGCGCACGGTCGAGGTCGACGCGTTCTGCTCGTGATCGGCGTGGAGGATGAAGATGCGGTCGAGCGCCTTTTCGACGACCGGGTTCACTTCGTACGGCTCGGCCGGCACGCCGAACGTCATGCGCAGGAAGTTGCCGGTGTAGCTCAGCGAGTTGTCCGGATAGAGGAACGGCTGACCGGCGGCATATTTGTACGCCATCGCAGCGATCGTCGGCATCTTCGCGATCAGGCGGTGCGACGCGATCATCCGCTGGTGCGGATCGTTGATGTCGGTCGAATCGTGGTAGAACGCGCTCAGCGCGCCGACCACGCCGCACATCACCGCCATCGGGTGCGCGTCACGCCGGAACCCGCGATAGAAGGTCGCGAGCTGTTCGTGCAGCATCGTGTGGCGCGTGATCGTGTGCGTGAAGTCGTGAAGCTCCTTCGCCGACGGCAATTCGCCGTTGAGCAGCAGGTAGCTGACCTCCATGAAGCTCGATTCTTCCGCCAGCTGGCCGATCGGATAGCCGCGATGGAGCAGCACGCCTTCGTCGCCGTCGATGTAGGTCAGCGCGCTTTCGCACGATGCGGTCGAGGTGAAGCCCGGATCGTAGGTGAACATGCCGGTGTCGGCATAGAGCTTGCGGATGTCGATCACGTCGGGACCGACCGTGCCCGACATCACCGCATAATCGTGATTGCCGAGCTTGATGGAGGCGTTGTCGGTCATCGTAACTTCCCTTCGAATCCTTACGCCATCCGGTCGGCGATGCGGCCCAGGCTTTCATCGCGGCCGAGCACGGCGAGCACGTCGAAGATGCCGGGGGAGGTGCGCTTGCCGGTCAGCGCCGCGCGTAGCGGCTGTGCGACCTGGCCCAGCTTGACCCCGGCGTCCTCGGCAACCCGCCGGACCGCTTCTTCTAATGTCTCCGTATCCCAGCTTTCGGCGGCGTCAAGCGCCGTGTGCAGGTGCGAAAGAAGGGCGCGGGCATCGCCCTCCAGCAACGGTGCCGCGTCGGCGTCGATCGCCAGTGGCCGGACGGCAAAAGGAACGCGCTGCCGTCCGCCAGCTCATTCAGATTGGCCGCACGAGCCTTCAGAAAGGGCATGGTGCGGCGCAGCAGATCACGCTGCGAGTCGTCGATCGCGTGCGGCAGTCGCGCGGCGACCAGATCGGCCAGCCGAGCATCGTCGGCCTCCCGAATATAATGACCGTTCAGGTTCTCGAGCTTCTTCAGATCGAACCGGCTTGGTGATTTGCCGACGCCCGACAAATCGAACCATTCGATCGCCTGATTGCGGCTGATGATCTCATCGTCGCCATGCCCCCAGCCGAGCCGGAGCAGATAATTGTCGACCGCTTCGGGCAGCAGTCCCATCTCGTCGCGATAGGCATCGACCCCTAACGCGCCGTGTCGCTTCGAGAGTTTCGCCCCGTCCGATCCGTGGATCAGCGGGATGTGCGCGTAAACCGGCTCCGGCCAGCCCATCGCGCGGTAGATCGGCAATTGGCGGAACGCATTGTTGAGGTGATCGTCGCCGCGAATGACGTGGGTCACGCCCATGTCGTGATCGTCCACCACCACCGCGAGCATATAGGTCGGCGTGCCGTCGGAGCGGAGAAGCACGAGATCGTCGATCTCGGCATTCTGCACCGTGACCTCGCCCTGGACGCGATCGTGGATCGTCGTCGCGCCCTCGGTCGGGGCCTTGAGGCGGATGACGAAGGGCTTGCCCTCTTCGTTCGGGGTCTTGTCTCGCCACGGCGAGCGGATGCGCAGCGGCTTCTTCGCCGCCTCCGCTTCGGCGCGCATCTGGGCGAGTTCGTCCTGGGTCAGGTAGCAGCGATAGGCCGCCCCCTTTTCGACCATCTCGCGCGCCACTGCGGCATGACGATCCGCGCGGGAGAATTGGTAGATCTCGTCGCCGTCCCACTCGAGATCGAGCCAGCGCATCCCGTCGAGGATCGCCTCGATCGCCGGCTGGGTCGACCGCGCGCGATCGGTATCCTCGATCCGCAGCAGGAACTTCCCGCCATGGTGGCGCGCGTAGAGCAGGTTGAACAGCGCGGTGCGGGCGCCGCCGATATGAAGATAGCCGGTCGGCGAAGGCGCGAACCGGGTGACGACTGGCGTGGCGGATGCGCCCGCGGGCGATCCGGGATCAGAACTTGCGCTCAACCGCGCGTGCTCCCAAGCTGAGTGACATATGGCGACGATCGCCGAGGGGGCTCCTAGCACGCGTAACTTGTGGCTTCAAACGCAGGCCGCAAGGGGTCGGCGTGCGCGCGGCGCACTCGAGCTGTGGCTGGAGGCGGAGCGGGATCAGTTGCCGTTGTGGCTACCGGTCGCATTGGGTGGAGGGATCGCGGCGTGGTTCGTGCTGTCCGACCCGGCGCAGTGGATTGCGTCGATGTGCTGTCTCGCGGCGCTGGCGTTGGCGGCGACAGCGGTGGGGCGGCATGGTCGGGCGGGGAGGGCGGTCGCGATCGGCGCGGCGGTTGCCGCGCTGGGGATCGGGCTGGCGTGGTGGCGCGCGAATTCGGTCGCGGCGCCGGTGCTGACGTGGCCGGCGATCGTGACAATGACCGCGCGGGTCGAGAGTGTCGAGCCATTGCCGGCGCGGGAATTGGTGCGGCTGCGATTGGCGCCCCTGTCGGTGGAGGATGGCGCAAAGAGTGGCGAGGGGCGTCCGCCGGTAGCGTTGCCGCCGAGGATCCGGGTCAACCTTGCCCAAACCGATGCGCCGACGGGGCTCGGGCCTGACGTTATCATCAAGCTGCAAGCCCGTCTCATGCCGCCCAACGAGGCTACGGTACCCGGCGCGTATGATTTCCGCCGCGTCGCCTGGTTCGATCGGCTCGGCGCGACGGGGAAAGGAATCGCACCGGTGACGGTGGTGACGCCCGGGACCCAGTCGAACGGACTACGCGCGCGCCTCGCCGCGCACATCGAAGCGCAGGTCGCCGGCAGCGCGGGTGGGATCGCGGCCGCGCTGGCGGCGGGCGACGAGGGCGCGATCGGCGAGGCGGACTCCGATGCGATGCGTCGTTCGGGGCTCGCGCATCTGCTGTCGGTCAGCGGATTGCACATCACCGCCGTCGTCGCGGCGACGATCTGGGCGGTCACGCGGCTGCTCGCCTTGTGGCCGTGGCTCGCGCTTCGCACGCGTATCCCGGTGATCGCGGCAGGCGTCGGCGCGCTCGCCGCGATCGGCTATACGCTGCTGACCGGTGGACAGGTGCCGACCGCGCGGTCGTGCATTGCGGCCCTCCTGGTAATGGCGGCGCTGGCGATGGGACGCGAGGCGATCACGCTCCGGCTGGTCGCGGCGGGCGCGTTCGTCGTGCTGCTCCTGTGGCCCGAGGCGCTGATGGGCCCGAGCTTCCAGCTGAGCTTTGCCGCCGTCGCCACGATCGTCGCGCTGCACGAGCATCCACGGGTGAAAGCCTGGTTCATGAAGCGCGACGAGGCGTGGTGGCGCAAGGTCGGGCGCGAGGTCGGGTCGCTGTTGCTGACCGGCGTGATGGTCGAGGCCGCGCTGGCGCCGATCGCGCTCTACCATTTCCACAAGAGCGGGCTGTACGGCGCGTTCGCCAATATCGTCGCGATCCCGCTGACCACGTTCGTGATCATGCCGGCCGAGGCCTTAGCGCTGGCGTTCGACGCGGTCGGGCTGGGCGCGCCGTTCTGGTGGGTGACGGGCAAAGCGCTCGCGCTGCTGCTGTGGATCGCGCGCATCGCGGCGGGCGCGCCGGGGTCGCTCGCGATGCTGCCGGCGATGCCGGGCGGCGCGTATGGATTGATGGTCGCGGGCGGTTTGGTCGTCGCGTTGCTGCGAATGCGCGCGCGGTTTATCGGACTGGCACCGTTCGCGGTGGGGGCGGTCTGGGCGCTGATGACGCCCGCGCCGGACCTGCTCGTCTCGGGCGACGGCCAGCATCTAGCGGTGCGCACGCCGGACGGGCGCATCGCGATGCTGCGCGACAAGGCCGGCGACTATGCCCGCGACACGATGGCGGAAAATGCCGGCGTCGACGGCGAGGCGCTGCTGCTGTCCGAACAGCCGTTCGCGTCGTGCAGCCGCGATGCGTGTCTGGCGACGATCGTGTCGGGCGGCCGCTCCTTCCGCATCCTCGCGACGCGCAGCCTCTACCAACTCCCGATCGAGCAACTCGCCGACGCCTGCCGATCGGCCGATATCGTCGTCAGCGATCGCCGCTTGCCGCGCACCTGCACGCCGACTTGGCTCAAGCTCGACGCGCCGACATTGCGCAAGACCGGCGGCGTCGCGATCGCGCTGTCGAGTGGGCGGGTCGTCACCGTCCGCTCGACTGACGACCGCCATCCGTGGATGACGGCGCGGTCAGGAGGTTCGCGCGAGCCCGGCGGTGGGAACGACGCGCGCGGACGCGGTAGCGGTCGCAACGATGCGGCCACTGTCGTCCCGTAACTCACCTTCGAGAAACGCGATCGTCTTACCGAGCTGGACGATGCGGCCGTCGCCGATCAGCCGTCCGGGCTTGGCCGGCGCCAGGAACCGCACCGACAGGTCGATCGTCGCGCAATAAGCAGCGCCATCGGTCTTCACCAAGACTGCCGGCCCCAGCGTGTCGTCGAGCATCGCCGCGACGAAACCGCCCTGGATGTTGCCACCGGGATTGCAGAAAGCGGGCCTAGCCTCGAACGCGATCCGCACGGCACCGGTCGCCGGATCGGCCGCCAGCAGCTCCCAGCCTAGCGTCTCCGCACAAGGCGGTTTCGGAAAACGATCGAAGACGCTCGACACTTAGTCGTAGCGCCGCAGCAACCCCGCCAGGCGTCCCTGCACGCGGACTTGCGCCGGAGCGTAACGCTGCGGATCGTATGCCCGGTTGGCCGGGTCGAGCCGGACCATCGCGCCCTCGCGGCGGAAATATTTGAGCGTCGCTTCGCTATCCTCGATCAGCGCTACGACGATCTCGCCGTCGCGCGCGGTCTCGGTGCGGCGGATCAACGCATAGTCGCCGTCGAGAATACCGGCCTCGACCATCGAATCGCCCGACACTTCGAGCGCGTAATGTTCGCCATTGCCGAGCAAGGCCGCGGGGACCGCAAGCATCGACGATCCTTCGAATGCTTCGATCGGGACACCGGCGGCGATGCGGCCGTGCAGCGGGATTTCGATCACGTCGTTGGCCGGTTCGGGCATCGGACGGTAATTGTTACCCTTCGGCAGCGTCGCCGTGGTCGCAGCGGGCCGCTTGGCCTCGGCACGCTCGGGCATCTTGAGCACTTCGAGCGCGCGCGCGCGGTTGGGCAGGCGACGCAGGAACTGTCGCTCCTCCAATGCGGAGATCAGGCGATGCACGCCCGATTTCGACTTGAGGTCGAGCGCTTCCTTCATTTCCTCGAACGACGGCGACACCCCGGTATCGGCAAGCCGGTCGTTGATGAAGCAGATGAGTTCGTGCTGCTTCTTCGTGAGCATGATGTTCCTCCGTCCAGAACAGACGCGGAACCAATATGGAACATTCCGAACCAAGTCAAGCGAGCGTAACGATCTCCACGTCGTCGCCGATTTGCGCGGGCGGCGCATGCGGCGAACGGACGATCAGGCAGTCGGCGCGGGCGAGGGTGGCAAGCATCGAACTGTCCTGGATCGGCGCCATGGCGACGCGTCCGTCGCATGTCGTGGCACGGAGATAATCCTGACGGTGATCGTTGGCCGGCAGGGGCTCGGCGAGCGTCGCGGTGATCGTTTTGGGTAGCGGATCGGCCGTACCCGCCATCGCCGCGATCAACGGGCGGAGGAACAGGGTCGCGGTGACGAACGCCGATACCGGATTGCCCGGCAAGCCGAGCACGACCGCGTCGCCGAGCGCTCCCGCGAGCATCGGCTTGCCCGGCCGGATCGCGATCCGCCAGAAATCGATGACGCCGCCGACGGCTTCGAGGGCGGGCCGGACGAGGTCGTGATCCCCGACCGATGCGCCGCCGGTGGTCACGATGATGTCGGCCTTCGCGCGGGAGAAGGCAGTCTTGAGCGCGTCGAGCTCGTCAGGGACGATGCCGAGCAGCGTCACATCGACGGGCAGATCGGCGAGCATCGCCGCGAGCATCGTGCTGTTGCCTTCGGGCAGGGCAAGCGGATCGTCCGACATCGCGCCCGGCGCGATCAACTCGTCGCCGGTCGCCAGGATCGCCACGCGCAACCGCCGGTTGACGACGAGCTCGCCATGGCCACCTGTCGCCGCCAGCGCGATCCGCGCCGGGGTCAGCCGTTCGCCGGCGGCGATCAGCGTATCGCCCGCGGTGAAATCTAGACCCTGGCGCCGGACGCTCATGCCGAGCCGTGGTGGGCCTTGGCCGGCGAGTATCAATGTGTCGCCGTTGCGCGAAGCCTCCTCCTGCACAAGCACGCTGTCCGTTCCCGCAGGCATCGTCGCGCCGGTGAACACGCGCGCCGCTTCGCCTGGACCGACCGGCCCGAAAAACGGCCGCCCCGCCGCGCTCTCGCCGGCCACGCGCCAGGGCCCGGGCAGGTCGGCGAAGCGGATCGCGTAACCGTCCATCGACGACAAGTCGGCTGCGGGTTGGGAGCGGCGTGCAACGACGGGCTCGGCCAGCCATCGTCCGGCCGCTTGCGGGAGCGGCACCGTCTCCGCCGCAACGCGCGGCGCCATTGCGAACAGCCGTACCTGCGCGTCGGCGACGGGGAGGAGCGAACTCATGTTGGGACCATGGCACGAACCCGCCGCATTGTTACAGTCCCCTTGCGGATCGTACTGGTGTCCAAGGCGTTGGACTGCAACCGATCGGGAGGACATCGTGGATATCAAGCGCAGCGGATCGCAGCCATCGGCCCCGGGGCCGGCCGACTATTTCACCGGCACGGTCCGGCTCGATGCGCCGTTCAAGACCGAAGCTCCTGCGCGGGTTGGCGGTGCGACGGTGACATTCGAACCAGGAGCACGGACGGCGTGGCATACGCATCCATTGGGCCAAACGCTGATCGTGACGGCCGGGCTGGGTTGGGCGCAGCGCGAAGGGGGAGCGCGCGAGGAAATCCGGCCGGGCGACATCATCTGGTTCGCGCCCGGCGAAAAGCATTGGCACGGCGCAACCGCCTCCACGGCGATGACGCATATCGCGATCGCCGAGGCGCTCGACGGCAAGGTCGTGGATTGGCTGGAAAAGGTGACCGACGAACAATATGGCGGGTAGTCGCGTCACGCGTCGCGGGCGAGGCTTGCGATACTTTCGCACATCGCGTGTAACGACGGAATGTCCGGCTAGGGCGCGGTCCAGTACCCCGATTTGCCGCCGCTTTTCTCCAGCAGCCGCACGTCGCCGATCGTCATGCCTTTGTCGATCGCCTTGGCCATGTCGTAGATCGTCAGCAGCGCAACCGACACGGCGGTCATCGCCTCCATCTCGACGCCGGTCTTGCCCGTCGTGGTGACGGTTGCGGTGGCGGTGACGCCGATGTCGTCCGTGATGAGGTCCACGGCGACGCTGGTGATCGGCAGGGGATGACAGAGCGGTATCAGGTCGCCTGTGCGCTTCGCCGCCATGATCCCGGCGACGCGCGCGACGGCGAGCACGTCGCCCTTCGCCACCGCGCCGTCGCGGATCGCGGCAGTAGCTTCGGCCGACATCGCAATGCGGCCCTCGGCCACCGCGCGCCGCGGCGTGTCGGGCTTGGCGGAGACATCGACCATTCGCGCGGCGCCTGCTTCGTCGAGATGGGTGAGGTCAGCCACCGAGCAATGCCCGCGTCGCCGCTTCCACGTCGTCGGCGCGCATCAGCGCTTCGCCGACCAGGAAGCAGTCGATCCCCTTCTCGCGCATCGCATCCAGATCGGCGCGGCCGGTAAGCCCGCTCTCCGCCACGAACGTGCATTCCGCGGGGGCTTTGCCGACGAGTTCGTAGGTGCGGTCGAAACTTACCGAGAAATCGCGCAGGTCGCGGTTGTTGACGCCGATCAGCCGCGATTTGAGCTTCAACGCGCGCTCCATTTCACGTTCGTCGTGCACCTCGACCAGCACGTCGAGCTTGCAGTCGATCGCCGCGGCTTCGATGTCCGCCATCCGCATGTCGTCGAGCGCGGCGACGATGATCAGGATCGCATCGGCGCCGAGCGCGCGGCTTTCGTGGACCTGCCAGGGGTCGATCATGAAGTCCTTGCGGATGATCGGTAGCGGCACGGTGTCATGGACGAGCGCGAGATAGGAATCGTCGCCCTGGAAATACTGTTCGTCGGTCAGGACCGAGAGGCACGTCGCACCGCCGCGTTGATAGGCCCGGGCATGTGCGGGCGGATCGAAATCCTCGCGAATCACGCCCTTGGACGGGCTCGCCTTCTTGATCTCGGCGATCAGAGCGGGGCCGGTCTTCGCCTTCTTGTCGAGCGCCGCCTTGAACCCGCGCGGGCTGTCGCGACGCGCGATCATCGCCTCCAGGCTGGCGAGCGACGTGGTAGCCTTCTTGGCGGCGACTTCGGCGCGCTTGGTCTCGATGATGCGTTGCAGGATGTCGGTCATGTGTAGGCGATCCAGCAATCGAGCAGCGTGTTGGCAAGGCCCTTGTCGATCGTCTCGGCGGCTTCCTCGGCGCCCTCCGTCAGGCTGTCGGCGTGACCCGCCACCATCAGCGCGGCAGCGGCGTTGATCAGGACGGCGTCGCGATACGCGCCATGCTCGCCTTGCAACAGTCGGCGGAGTGCGGCGGCGTTGTAGGCGGGATCGCCACCATGGATCGCGGCGATCGGGTGGCGGGGCAGACCGGCATCCTCGGGAGCAATACGCACGGGCATTGAAAGCTGGCCGACGCTGATCGCGATCGTCGGGCCGGCGCCGGACACCTCGTCCAGGCCTTCCTCGCCCGACACGATGAGCCCGGCTTCGGTGCCCAAGGACCCTAAAGCCTCGGCATAGGTTTGCGCGTAGTCGGGCCGCGCAATGCCGATCAACTGGCGGGTGACATGCGCTGGGCTCGCAAGCGGACCCATCAAGTTGAAGATCGTGCGCTTGCCGATGCGTCGGCGGATCGGGGTGATGCGCTTCATCGCCGGGTGGTGGTTGGCGGCGAACAGGAAACAGATGCCGAGGTCGGCGAGCGTCGCCTGCGCCATCGACCCGGCGCGTTCCATGTTGAGCCCCAGCGCTTCGAGCGTGTCGGCGGCGCCCGCCTTGCTCGACGCGGCGCGGTTGCCGTGCTTGGCGACGGGGACGCCGCTGGCGGCAACCACGAGCGACACGGCGGTCGAGACGTTGAGCGTGTGATGCCCGTCGCCGCCGGTGCCGCACACGTCGATCGCGCCGGCGGGGGCGTCGATCGGGATCAGGCGATCGCGCAGCGCGCGGGCGGCCTCCGCGATCTCGATGCTGGTCTCGCCGCGGTCGCTGAGCGCGATGAGGAAGTCGGCGATCGCGTCCTCGCTGGTCCTGGCGTCGAGAATGTCGGCGAACGCCAACGCCGCGGACTCGCGCGATAGCGGCGTCGAGGGATCGGGCAGCGGAGCGAAACTGCTCATGCCAGCGCCTTGGGCGTCAGACCGGCGATTGTCAGGAAGTTCGCCAGCATCGCGTGGCCATGTTCGGTCGCGATGCTTTCCGGATGGAACTGCACGCCGTGGATCGGCAAGTCGCGGTGGCGGAAACCCATGACGAAACCATCGTCGGCGGCCGCGTTGACGAGCAATTCGCCCGGAATGTCGTCGACCACCAGCGAGTGATAGCGCGTCGCGCGGAACGGTGACGGGATATCCGCGAACAGGCCGGTGCCGTCATGCGTGATCGCCGAGGTCTTGCCGTGCATCAGCCCGCCGCGCACGACGCGTCCGCCGAAATGCTGGCCGATCGATTGGTGGCCCAGGCACACGCCTAGCAACGGCTTGCCCGCGTCCGCGCAGGCCGCGACCAGATCGAGGCTGATCCCCGCCTCATTGGGGGTGCACGGTCCTGGCGAGATCAGGAACGCTTCGGCATTGCTCGCCAGCGCGTCGCCCGCGGTCAGCGCGTCGTTGCGCTCGACCCGCACCTCCTGACCCAGCTCCATCAGATAATGGACCAGGTTCCAGGTGAAACTGTCGTAATTGTCGATAACCAGGATCATCGCGGTCCCGCTAGCGGGTCTCGCCCGCGACGACAATCGACAGCACGCCTTCGTTTCGCCGTGTTTAAGCCGCTCGAGCGCTGGATTGATACGGGATCGATCCTATCTCGGGGGCGTTGATGGCATTCACTAAAAGGTCGCACCCGATGTTCCGTACCGCTTTCGCCGCTCTGACCCTGCTCGCGCTTCCCGCGACCGCCATCGCGCAAGATAAGCAGGCCGAATCCGGCCAACCGCCCAAGCGGATCAAGTCGGTGACGGTCAGTGCGACCGAAAAATGCCCCGAATCGACGGCGGACGAGATCGTCGTCTGCAATCGCGTCGACAATCCCTATCGCATCCCCAAGGAACTGCGCGACAGCGGGCCGATCCCGTCGAAGAACCAGGCCTGGACCACGCGGCTCGCGACCGACGAGCAGACCAGCCGTGAAGCGGCCGGGCTGCCGGATACGTGCTCGCCGGTCGGTACGGGCG
It contains:
- the lexA gene encoding transcriptional repressor LexA, with translation MLTKKQHELICFINDRLADTGVSPSFEEMKEALDLKSKSGVHRLISALEERQFLRRLPNRARALEVLKMPERAEAKRPAATTATLPKGNNYRPMPEPANDVIEIPLHGRIAAGVPIEAFEGSSMLAVPAALLGNGEHYALEVSGDSMVEAGILDGDYALIRRTETARDGEIVVALIEDSEATLKYFRREGAMVRLDPANRAYDPQRYAPAQVRVQGRLAGLLRRYD
- the glp gene encoding gephyrin-like molybdotransferase Glp, which codes for MSSLLPVADAQVRLFAMAPRVAAETVPLPQAAGRWLAEPVVARRSQPAADLSSMDGYAIRFADLPGPWRVAGESAAGRPFFGPVGPGEAARVFTGATMPAGTDSVLVQEEASRNGDTLILAGQGPPRLGMSVRRQGLDFTAGDTLIAAGERLTPARIALAATGGHGELVVNRRLRVAILATGDELIAPGAMSDDPLALPEGNSTMLAAMLADLPVDVTLLGIVPDELDALKTAFSRAKADIIVTTGGASVGDHDLVRPALEAVGGVIDFWRIAIRPGKPMLAGALGDAVVLGLPGNPVSAFVTATLFLRPLIAAMAGTADPLPKTITATLAEPLPANDHRQDYLRATTCDGRVAMAPIQDSSMLATLARADCLIVRSPHAPPAQIGDDVEIVTLA
- a CDS encoding cupin domain-containing protein; its protein translation is MDIKRSGSQPSAPGPADYFTGTVRLDAPFKTEAPARVGGATVTFEPGARTAWHTHPLGQTLIVTAGLGWAQREGGAREEIRPGDIIWFAPGEKHWHGATASTAMTHIAIAEALDGKVVDWLEKVTDEQYGG
- the moaC gene encoding cyclic pyranopterin monophosphate synthase MoaC, translating into MADLTHLDEAGAARMVDVSAKPDTPRRAVAEGRIAMSAEATAAIRDGAVAKGDVLAVARVAGIMAAKRTGDLIPLCHPLPITSVAVDLITDDIGVTATATVTTTGKTGVEMEAMTAVSVALLTIYDMAKAIDKGMTIGDVRLLEKSGGKSGYWTAP
- the trpC gene encoding indole-3-glycerol phosphate synthase TrpC; translated protein: MTDILQRIIETKRAEVAAKKATTSLASLEAMIARRDSPRGFKAALDKKAKTGPALIAEIKKASPSKGVIREDFDPPAHARAYQRGGATCLSVLTDEQYFQGDDSYLALVHDTVPLPIIRKDFMIDPWQVHESRALGADAILIIVAALDDMRMADIEAAAIDCKLDVLVEVHDEREMERALKLKSRLIGVNNRDLRDFSVSFDRTYELVGKAPAECTFVAESGLTGRADLDAMREKGIDCFLVGEALMRADDVEAATRALLGG
- the trpD gene encoding anthranilate phosphoribosyltransferase, giving the protein MSSFAPLPDPSTPLSRESAALAFADILDARTSEDAIADFLIALSDRGETSIEIAEAARALRDRLIPIDAPAGAIDVCGTGGDGHHTLNVSTAVSLVVAASGVPVAKHGNRAASSKAGAADTLEALGLNMERAGSMAQATLADLGICFLFAANHHPAMKRITPIRRRIGKRTIFNLMGPLASPAHVTRQLIGIARPDYAQTYAEALGSLGTEAGLIVSGEEGLDEVSGAGPTIAISVGQLSMPVRIAPEDAGLPRHPIAAIHGGDPAYNAAALRRLLQGEHGAYRDAVLINAAAALMVAGHADSLTEGAEEAAETIDKGLANTLLDCWIAYT
- a CDS encoding anthranilate synthase component II encodes the protein MILVIDNYDSFTWNLVHYLMELGQEVRVERNDALTAGDALASNAEAFLISPGPCTPNEAGISLDLVAACADAGKPLLGVCLGHQSIGQHFGGRVVRGGLMHGKTSAITHDGTGLFADIPSPFRATRYHSLVVDDIPGELLVNAAADDGFVMGFRHRDLPIHGVQFHPESIATEHGHAMLANFLTIAGLTPKALA